A window from Kovacikia minuta CCNUW1 encodes these proteins:
- the lhgO gene encoding L-2-hydroxyglutarate oxidase: MYDFAIVGGGIVGLSTAMAVGERYPDAKILVLEKENQWAFHQTGNNSGVIHSGIYYKPGSFKAKFCRDGCQSMVEFCQQHNIPHEVCGKVIVATEERELPLLENLYQRGVQNGIQVARLTAEEVREIEPHVRCLAGVQVFSTGIVDYKLVCQKYAELARSQGADLRLNTRVDRIVETPTGQILETNNGSFETRFVINCAGLQSDRIAKLGGADPQAKIVPFRGEYYELTPEKRYLVKGLIYPVPNPAFPFLGVHFTRMIDGSVHAGPNAVLSLKREGYQKTDFDLRDFAEVMTYPGFWKLAAKHADEGIQEMIRSFSKAAFVRSLQRLIPEVQLADVVPTHAGVRAQALRNDGKLVDDFLIIKGQNSIHVCNAPSPAATSSIEIGQAVVEQIPEPSRLQVAVNI; this comes from the coding sequence ATGTACGACTTCGCGATCGTCGGAGGTGGTATTGTTGGTCTTTCTACGGCTATGGCTGTGGGTGAGCGCTATCCCGATGCAAAAATTTTGGTCTTAGAGAAAGAGAATCAATGGGCATTTCACCAAACGGGTAACAACAGTGGCGTCATCCACTCAGGCATCTATTACAAACCCGGCAGCTTTAAGGCAAAGTTTTGCCGGGATGGTTGTCAGTCAATGGTGGAGTTTTGTCAGCAACATAATATTCCCCATGAAGTCTGCGGCAAGGTAATTGTCGCCACTGAGGAAAGAGAGTTACCACTCCTGGAGAATCTTTACCAACGGGGAGTACAAAATGGCATTCAGGTCGCTCGCCTGACTGCCGAAGAAGTAAGAGAGATTGAACCTCACGTCCGCTGTCTAGCAGGGGTGCAGGTTTTTTCAACTGGAATAGTGGACTACAAATTGGTTTGTCAGAAGTACGCTGAATTGGCTCGATCGCAGGGCGCAGATCTGCGACTTAACACCAGAGTTGACCGGATTGTTGAAACTCCCACAGGACAGATACTCGAAACCAATAATGGTTCATTTGAAACCCGATTTGTAATTAATTGTGCGGGGTTGCAGAGCGATCGTATCGCCAAACTGGGAGGGGCAGATCCCCAGGCAAAAATTGTTCCCTTTCGGGGAGAATATTACGAACTCACTCCCGAAAAGCGCTATCTGGTCAAAGGGTTAATTTATCCCGTTCCAAATCCAGCTTTCCCCTTTCTGGGGGTTCACTTTACCCGCATGATTGATGGCAGTGTCCATGCTGGGCCTAATGCAGTTCTTAGCCTCAAGCGAGAAGGGTATCAGAAGACCGATTTTGATTTGCGCGACTTCGCTGAGGTCATGACCTATCCGGGTTTCTGGAAACTGGCTGCTAAACATGCAGATGAGGGAATTCAGGAAATGATTCGCTCTTTTAGTAAGGCAGCGTTTGTCCGGAGCTTACAACGGCTAATTCCAGAAGTTCAACTGGCAGATGTGGTTCCTACCCATGCGGGAGTGCGGGCGCAAGCCCTGAGGAATGATGGCAAACTGGTGGATGATTTTCTGATTATCAAAGGTCAAAATTCCATTCACGTTTGCAACGCGCCTTCTCCAGCAGCAACTTCTTCAATTGAAATTGGTCAAGCAGTGGTTGAGCAAATTCCTGAACCATCACGGTTACAGGTGGCAGTCAACATTTAG
- a CDS encoding UDP-glucose dehydrogenase family protein, with amino-acid sequence MRVCVIGTGYVGLVTGACLAHAGHHVICVDNNEEKVKLMKSGRSPIFEPGLSEIIQSAIQAELIEFTTDLSAGVAHGQILFIAVGTPALATGESDTRYVEAVARGIGAHLNGEYKVIVNKSTVPIGSGDWVRMLVLDGYMERKVSTATPVLAGAGVSGEAKTVLSLPKEPEFDVVSNPEFLREGSAVYDTFNPDRIVLGSNSPKAITLMQELYAPIIERQYSEDKSLPQVPVVVTDLSSAEMIKYAANAFLATKISFVNEIANICDRVGADVTEVAKGIGLDSRIGSKFLQAGIGWGGSCFPKDVSALIHTADDYGYEAQLLKAAVSVNQHQRLIVVEKLQQVLKILKGKTVGLLGLTFKPDTDDLRDAPALNIIEQLSRLGTRVKAFDPIVSQTGMRHGLSDVIVETDPERLADGCDALVLVTDWQQFLNIDFAKLATLMHSPVIIDGRNFLDRKVLEQAGFRYVGIGKS; translated from the coding sequence ATGCGTGTTTGTGTGATTGGTACTGGATACGTTGGCTTAGTCACTGGGGCCTGTCTGGCTCATGCAGGTCATCATGTTATCTGTGTAGATAACAACGAAGAGAAAGTGAAGTTAATGAAGTCTGGACGCTCACCCATATTTGAGCCTGGACTGTCGGAAATCATCCAGTCAGCGATTCAGGCAGAATTGATTGAGTTTACGACTGATCTAAGTGCAGGTGTAGCCCATGGGCAAATCCTGTTTATTGCGGTAGGAACCCCTGCCTTAGCCACCGGGGAAAGTGACACTCGTTATGTGGAAGCTGTAGCACGGGGGATTGGGGCCCACCTGAACGGCGAATACAAGGTAATTGTGAATAAATCAACTGTTCCAATCGGGTCTGGGGATTGGGTAAGGATGCTGGTACTGGACGGATACATGGAACGAAAAGTATCCACAGCAACTCCGGTTCTGGCTGGCGCAGGAGTATCTGGAGAAGCAAAAACGGTTCTTTCGCTCCCTAAAGAACCGGAATTTGATGTGGTTAGTAATCCTGAATTTTTGCGGGAAGGCTCAGCTGTTTACGACACCTTTAACCCAGACCGGATTGTTCTAGGTAGTAATAGCCCCAAGGCGATTACTCTCATGCAAGAACTTTATGCTCCCATTATTGAACGGCAGTATTCTGAGGATAAATCATTGCCACAAGTTCCAGTGGTGGTAACTGACCTAAGCTCAGCGGAAATGATTAAGTACGCAGCTAACGCATTTCTGGCAACCAAAATTAGCTTCGTCAATGAAATTGCTAACATCTGCGATCGGGTTGGTGCTGATGTAACTGAAGTCGCGAAGGGAATTGGATTGGATTCTCGGATTGGCAGCAAGTTTTTGCAAGCCGGAATTGGTTGGGGCGGGTCATGCTTCCCTAAAGATGTTTCAGCTTTAATTCACACTGCGGATGATTATGGCTACGAAGCCCAGCTACTTAAAGCAGCCGTCAGCGTTAATCAACATCAACGGTTGATCGTCGTTGAAAAGCTCCAGCAAGTACTCAAAATTCTTAAAGGCAAAACGGTTGGATTGTTAGGCTTAACCTTTAAGCCTGATACCGATGACCTGCGAGACGCACCTGCATTAAACATCATTGAGCAGCTATCCCGTTTAGGAACCAGGGTTAAAGCATTTGACCCGATTGTTTCCCAGACTGGAATGCGTCATGGTCTATCCGATGTGATTGTGGAAACTGATCCAGAACGTCTGGCAGATGGTTGTGATGCTCTTGTCCTGGTTACAGACTGGCAACAGTTTCTGAATATTGACTTTGCCAAGCTGGCAACACTGATGCATTCTCCCGTCATCATCGATGGACGGAACTTCCTGGATCGCAAAGTATTAGAACAGGCAGGTTTCCGCTACGTTGGGATTGGTAAAAGTTAG
- a CDS encoding NAD-dependent epimerase/dehydratase family protein, protein MKTAQDVIDADLQYICSNLKSEFAQMAGKKLLIVGGAGFLGYYLVQSVLHWNETDGTAPIQLTVYDNYIRGIPDWLTKLKDNPNLTLAKHDITHPLPADIEDFQYIIHAASIASPTYYRKYPIETMDANVNGLRILLDYCQRQKAAGKPVEGFLFFSTSEIYGDPSPENIPTPETYRGNVSCTGPRACYDESKRYGETLCVNFAQQHDLPIKIARPFNNYGPGLKVTDKRVLPDYVRDVLAGRDIVMLSDGSPTRTFCYIADAIAGYYKVLVTGRPGEAYNIGTETPEISMATLADKVVAVSRELFGYTGKVVRQVSEDQAYLIDNPNRRCPVIAKARSELGYDPCISVDDGLQRALIWYQENREAEEA, encoded by the coding sequence ATGAAAACTGCTCAAGATGTGATTGATGCTGACTTGCAATACATTTGCAGCAATCTCAAGTCAGAGTTTGCCCAGATGGCAGGTAAAAAGCTGCTGATCGTAGGTGGAGCTGGATTTTTGGGCTACTACCTGGTTCAGTCCGTCCTGCATTGGAACGAAACGGATGGTACCGCACCGATCCAACTCACGGTTTATGACAATTACATTCGGGGTATCCCGGATTGGCTGACAAAGCTAAAGGATAATCCAAACCTGACCCTTGCAAAGCATGACATCACCCACCCGTTGCCCGCTGATATTGAGGATTTTCAGTACATTATCCATGCGGCTTCCATTGCCTCTCCCACCTATTACCGGAAGTACCCAATCGAAACGATGGATGCCAACGTAAATGGGTTGAGAATCCTTTTGGATTATTGTCAGCGGCAAAAGGCAGCCGGTAAACCTGTGGAAGGTTTTCTGTTCTTCTCCACCAGCGAAATCTACGGCGATCCGTCACCGGAGAATATTCCCACACCCGAAACCTATCGTGGGAATGTGTCCTGCACCGGACCAAGAGCTTGCTACGACGAATCGAAGCGCTATGGTGAAACGCTTTGTGTCAACTTTGCCCAACAGCACGATTTACCGATTAAAATCGCCCGTCCATTTAATAACTACGGACCAGGGTTGAAAGTTACTGATAAGCGGGTTTTGCCGGATTACGTCAGGGATGTGTTGGCGGGACGGGACATCGTTATGCTGTCGGATGGTTCCCCGACACGAACGTTTTGCTACATTGCCGACGCGATCGCGGGCTACTACAAGGTTCTAGTTACTGGTAGACCTGGTGAAGCCTACAACATTGGCACTGAGACACCAGAAATCTCAATGGCAACGCTGGCAGACAAAGTGGTGGCAGTGTCGAGGGAATTATTTGGTTACACCGGCAAAGTAGTGCGCCAGGTTAGTGAAGACCAGGCGTACTTGATTGATAATCCCAATCGTCGCTGTCCGGTAATTGCCAAAGCCCGTTCTGAGCTGGGATATGACCCTTGCATTTCAGTGGATGACGGATTGCAGCGAGCATTGATCTGGTATCAAGAAAATCGTGAGGCGGAGGAGGCATAG
- a CDS encoding UDP-glucuronic acid decarboxylase family protein, with amino-acid sequence MRILVTGGAGFIGSHLIDRLMLQGHEVICLDNFYTGHKRNVLKWLDHPYFELIRHDITEPIRLEVDQIYHLACPASPVHYQYNPVKTIKTNVIGTLNVLGLAKRVKARFLLASTSEVYGDPDIHPQSEDYWGNVNTIGIRSCYDEGKRVAETLSFDYHRQNDVQIRVARIFNTYGPRMLENDGRVVSNFIVQALQGVPLTVYGDGSQTRSFCYVSDLVEGLIRLMNSDHLGPVNLGNPEEYTILQLAQMIQQMVNPESEIQFKPLPQDDPRRRRPDITRAQEWLGWQPSVSVQTGLKQTIEDFQARIENPEPVLSKSDRLVP; translated from the coding sequence ATGAGAATTCTTGTCACTGGCGGTGCTGGTTTCATTGGCTCCCATTTGATTGATCGCCTGATGCTACAAGGGCATGAAGTGATTTGCCTGGACAATTTTTATACCGGACATAAGCGGAATGTTCTGAAATGGCTGGATCACCCCTACTTTGAGTTGATTCGTCATGATATTACGGAGCCAATTCGACTTGAAGTAGACCAGATATACCATCTGGCTTGTCCCGCATCGCCCGTTCATTACCAATACAATCCTGTCAAAACAATCAAGACTAATGTTATTGGCACACTGAATGTATTGGGATTAGCAAAACGAGTAAAAGCCAGATTTTTACTCGCATCAACCTCAGAAGTGTATGGAGATCCTGACATTCATCCTCAATCGGAGGACTACTGGGGTAATGTCAATACAATTGGTATTCGCAGTTGTTATGACGAGGGCAAACGCGTTGCTGAAACCCTTTCATTTGACTATCATCGCCAGAATGATGTGCAAATTCGGGTAGCGCGAATTTTTAATACCTACGGTCCCAGAATGCTGGAGAATGACGGGCGCGTTGTCAGTAATTTTATCGTTCAAGCTCTCCAGGGAGTTCCGCTCACGGTCTATGGTGATGGGTCTCAAACGCGTAGTTTCTGCTATGTCTCCGACCTGGTTGAAGGGTTGATCCGATTAATGAACAGTGATCATCTAGGACCCGTCAATTTGGGGAACCCTGAAGAATATACGATTCTACAATTGGCGCAGATGATTCAACAGATGGTCAATCCTGAGTCGGAAATACAGTTTAAGCCACTGCCTCAGGATGATCCACGTCGCCGTAGACCGGATATTACCCGAGCGCAAGAGTGGTTGGGTTGGCAGCCAAGTGTATCTGTTCAAACAGGTTTGAAGCAAACCATTGAGGATTTTCAGGCACGGATTGAAAATCCTGAACCTGTTTTATCCAAGAGCGATCGCCTCGTCCCCTGA
- a CDS encoding UDP-glucose dehydrogenase family protein, which yields MKVSVVGTGYVGLVSGVCLAEKGHQVICVDVDSSKVDKINKGIPPIYEVGLEELLQKNIHTNLKATTDLRQAVMDTELSLIAVGTPFDGNEIDLKYIRLVAEQIGTVLKDKSDYHLVVVKSTVVPGTTDGVVLPILEQASGKKAGADFGVGMNPEFLKEGEAIADFMHPDRIVLGGIDERSIDHLGELYAVFDGVDRLRTNTKTAEMIKYTANSLLATLISFSNEIGNLCAAVGVDVVEAMHGVHLDKRFTPILPTGERIIPGSISYLAAGCGFGGSCFPKDVKALISYGEKVGSPMHLLDSVIDVNLAQPQKVIDLLKKQIPDLKGVKVAVMGMAFKPGTDDIRESPALPVTESLLKQGAIVKAFDPIARHEAEKVFGTTVEFYDDLKEAIAGVSAILIMTRWHHFQQIPDLVASLENPPLIVDGRRMLNKTSVARYEGIGL from the coding sequence GTGAAAGTTTCTGTCGTTGGAACAGGCTACGTTGGACTAGTTTCGGGCGTTTGTCTGGCAGAAAAAGGACATCAGGTAATTTGCGTGGATGTCGATTCTTCTAAGGTTGACAAAATCAACAAGGGAATTCCTCCCATCTATGAAGTGGGACTAGAAGAACTGCTCCAGAAAAATATTCATACCAATCTAAAAGCAACCACCGATCTGCGCCAGGCAGTAATGGATACGGAGCTTTCCCTGATTGCTGTAGGAACACCGTTTGATGGCAACGAAATTGATCTGAAATACATCCGGCTGGTTGCAGAACAGATTGGCACGGTGCTAAAGGACAAATCAGATTATCATCTGGTTGTAGTGAAAAGTACGGTGGTTCCCGGCACGACGGATGGGGTGGTGCTGCCAATTCTGGAGCAAGCCTCTGGCAAAAAAGCAGGGGCGGATTTCGGGGTTGGCATGAACCCGGAATTTTTGAAGGAGGGAGAAGCGATCGCTGATTTTATGCATCCCGATCGCATTGTTTTAGGTGGCATTGACGAAAGAAGCATTGATCACCTGGGCGAACTTTATGCAGTGTTTGACGGAGTGGATAGACTTCGAACCAACACCAAAACCGCAGAGATGATTAAATACACTGCCAATTCACTGCTGGCAACGTTAATTTCCTTCTCAAACGAAATCGGCAATCTTTGTGCAGCCGTTGGTGTGGATGTGGTCGAGGCTATGCATGGGGTCCATCTAGACAAGCGCTTTACCCCTATTCTGCCAACGGGTGAACGAATTATTCCTGGATCAATCTCCTACCTGGCGGCTGGGTGTGGCTTTGGCGGCAGTTGCTTTCCGAAGGATGTGAAAGCCCTGATTTCCTATGGTGAAAAAGTAGGTAGCCCGATGCATTTATTGGATTCCGTCATTGATGTGAACCTTGCCCAGCCCCAAAAAGTCATTGATTTGCTAAAAAAACAGATTCCTGACCTGAAGGGAGTCAAGGTTGCAGTTATGGGGATGGCATTTAAACCAGGAACCGATGATATTCGGGAATCTCCAGCGTTGCCAGTCACCGAGTCATTACTGAAACAAGGGGCGATAGTTAAAGCATTTGACCCGATCGCCCGTCACGAAGCGGAAAAGGTATTTGGTACAACCGTTGAATTCTATGATGATCTGAAGGAAGCGATCGCGGGCGTCTCTGCAATTTTGATCATGACCCGCTGGCACCATTTCCAGCAAATTCCCGATCTAGTTGCCTCCCTAGAAAACCCACCCCTGATTGTGGATGGAAGAAGAATGTTGAACAAAACCAGTGTTGCCAGATACGAGGGAATTGGGCTGTAA
- a CDS encoding ExbD/TolR family protein, translating into MRLPEEPDVSPQINIVPMIDVIFALLTFFIMSTLYLSRSTGLPVSLPNASTTESQTKSEIVVTIDQKGQISLNQQSVLLNDLPAQVRTLKGNHQQALVIINADARVSHGQVITVMDQLRSIQGVKLAIAAQPPER; encoded by the coding sequence ATGCGCCTTCCCGAAGAACCAGACGTTTCGCCACAAATTAATATTGTGCCGATGATCGACGTGATCTTTGCACTGCTCACCTTTTTTATAATGTCCACCCTGTATCTCAGCCGATCGACAGGGTTACCTGTCAGTTTGCCAAATGCATCGACCACGGAGTCTCAAACAAAGAGTGAAATTGTTGTCACGATCGATCAAAAAGGACAAATTTCACTGAATCAACAATCTGTCCTGCTTAATGATTTGCCAGCCCAGGTTCGTACCTTGAAGGGGAATCATCAACAGGCTCTCGTCATCATCAATGCTGACGCAAGGGTGAGTCATGGTCAGGTAATTACGGTTATGGATCAATTGAGATCGATCCAAGGCGTGAAACTAGCGATCGCAGCCCAACCGCCAGAGAGGTGA
- the rfbF gene encoding glucose-1-phosphate cytidylyltransferase, whose translation MKAVILAGGLGTRLSEETTVKPKPMVEIGGQPILWHILKIYSAHGIQDFIVCCGYKGFVIKEYFASYFLRMSDVTFDMRSNQMDIHPGRVEPWRVTLVDTGETTMTGGRLKRVKEHIGDETFCFTYGDGVSNINISKLVEFHKSQGTLATLTAVQPPGRFGAIVLGQGQTKISHFQEKPKGDGAWINGGYFVLEPEAIDYIEDDFSTWEDEPLRKLAHQGHLSAYPHDGFWQPMDTLRDKHYLESLWESGQAPWKVW comes from the coding sequence ATGAAAGCAGTGATTCTGGCTGGTGGACTGGGCACTCGCTTAAGTGAGGAGACAACCGTTAAGCCAAAACCAATGGTTGAGATCGGCGGGCAGCCAATTCTGTGGCACATTCTGAAAATCTATTCAGCTCATGGAATTCAGGATTTTATTGTCTGTTGTGGTTACAAGGGTTTCGTGATTAAGGAATACTTCGCTAGCTACTTTCTGCGCATGTCGGATGTGACATTTGATATGCGATCAAACCAGATGGATATTCACCCTGGTAGGGTGGAACCGTGGCGGGTGACCCTAGTTGACACAGGTGAAACAACCATGACCGGTGGTCGATTGAAGCGGGTAAAGGAACATATTGGGGATGAAACCTTCTGCTTCACCTACGGCGACGGAGTCAGTAACATCAACATCAGCAAATTGGTTGAATTCCATAAATCTCAAGGGACATTAGCAACCCTGACTGCTGTTCAACCCCCTGGACGCTTTGGGGCGATCGTGCTGGGGCAGGGGCAGACTAAAATTTCCCACTTTCAGGAAAAACCAAAGGGTGATGGAGCCTGGATTAATGGTGGCTATTTTGTTTTAGAGCCTGAAGCAATTGATTATATTGAGGATGACTTTAGCACCTGGGAAGATGAACCCCTGCGAAAGTTAGCCCACCAAGGACATCTCTCCGCTTACCCACACGATGGTTTTTGGCAGCCGATGGATACGCTGAGGGACAAACACTACTTAGAGTCACTCTGGGAGAGCGGGCAGGCTCCCTGGAAAGTCTGGTGA
- a CDS encoding NAD(P)H-dependent oxidoreductase, with protein sequence MIIVDTALKARAEAGNPVKVGVFGAGFMSRGLANQILNYLPGMKLVAICNRTIEAAKEAYIQVGAENVRVVKTVGELEDAIAQNQYAVTDDPLVLCQSESIDVLVEATGHVEYGAQVTLAAIEHRKHMVLMNAELDGTVGPILKVYADRAGVVLTGCDGDQPGVQLNLYRFVKTLGLNPLLCGNIKGLQDRYRNPTTQAGFAKQWGQTPNMVTSFADGTKISFEQAIVANATGMKVAQRGMIGLEYKGHVDEMVGMYDIDQLRSLGGIVDYVVGAKPSPGVYVFAEANDNMQKHYLNYGKLGEGPLYSFYVPYHLTIFEVPISVARVALFKDVIIAPSGGPIVDVVAAAKIDLKAGETLDGLGWYMTYGLCENYETVRAQNLLPMGSAEGCRLKRDISKDQVLTYDDVELPTETLTHKLRAEQDAYFAPTRAAVAV encoded by the coding sequence ATGATTATTGTAGATACAGCGCTAAAAGCCAGAGCTGAAGCGGGTAACCCAGTCAAAGTGGGGGTGTTTGGTGCAGGTTTCATGAGTCGAGGATTGGCGAACCAAATCCTTAACTACCTACCAGGAATGAAACTCGTTGCCATTTGTAATCGCACCATTGAAGCCGCAAAAGAAGCCTATATACAGGTTGGAGCTGAGAATGTGCGGGTGGTTAAAACGGTGGGTGAACTGGAGGACGCGATCGCCCAAAACCAATACGCAGTGACCGATGACCCACTGGTTCTTTGCCAATCCGAAAGCATTGATGTACTGGTAGAAGCCACCGGACATGTGGAGTACGGAGCGCAGGTGACCCTGGCAGCGATCGAACACCGAAAGCACATGGTGTTGATGAATGCAGAACTGGATGGTACGGTCGGTCCGATTTTGAAGGTGTACGCTGATCGGGCTGGTGTTGTCCTGACGGGATGCGATGGTGATCAACCCGGAGTACAGCTTAACCTTTACCGGTTTGTCAAAACGTTAGGGCTGAATCCCCTCCTCTGCGGGAACATTAAGGGCTTGCAGGATCGTTATCGAAATCCTACAACGCAAGCTGGCTTCGCTAAACAATGGGGACAAACTCCTAACATGGTGACCAGCTTTGCCGATGGCACAAAAATCTCATTTGAACAGGCGATCGTCGCCAACGCGACCGGAATGAAAGTGGCACAGCGCGGCATGATTGGGCTGGAGTATAAAGGTCACGTTGATGAGATGGTGGGCATGTATGACATTGACCAACTGCGATCGCTGGGCGGCATCGTAGATTACGTCGTCGGAGCCAAACCCAGCCCAGGGGTCTACGTTTTTGCAGAAGCCAACGACAATATGCAAAAGCACTATCTCAACTACGGCAAGTTGGGAGAAGGTCCACTCTACAGTTTCTATGTCCCTTACCACCTGACAATCTTTGAAGTGCCAATTTCCGTTGCCCGCGTCGCGTTGTTCAAAGATGTGATTATTGCCCCCTCAGGCGGACCGATCGTGGACGTGGTAGCCGCTGCCAAGATTGATTTGAAAGCCGGGGAAACCCTGGATGGACTGGGTTGGTACATGACCTATGGGTTGTGTGAAAACTATGAAACCGTCCGTGCCCAAAACCTGTTGCCAATGGGGTCAGCTGAGGGCTGCCGACTCAAGCGTGACATTTCCAAAGACCAGGTTCTCACCTACGACGATGTGGAATTACCAACTGAAACCCTGACGCACAAACTGAGAGCAGAACAGGATGCGTATTTTGCGCCTACTAGGGCTGCGGTTGCAGTGTAA
- a CDS encoding dTDP-4-dehydrorhamnose 3,5-epimerase family protein: MIFTETKIKGAFIIDLEPRGDHRGSFSRAFCSQEFEAQGLTSTFVQTNYTVTYKKGTLRGLHYQVAPACEAKLIRCVKGAIYDFIVDLRPDSPSYLQSFGVELTAENRRSFYFPEMCAHGYQALTDDAEAIYQASAFYTPECERGVRYNDPAFKLELPTPVTELSEKDASWSLYEVVPVGVSA, from the coding sequence ATGATTTTTACAGAAACCAAGATCAAAGGTGCTTTTATTATTGACCTGGAGCCACGGGGAGATCATCGAGGTTCATTCTCGCGGGCATTTTGTAGTCAGGAATTTGAGGCTCAGGGCTTAACGAGTACCTTTGTGCAAACCAATTACACCGTTACCTACAAAAAAGGGACGTTACGAGGACTGCACTACCAGGTTGCGCCTGCCTGCGAAGCAAAATTGATTCGCTGTGTTAAAGGGGCAATTTATGATTTCATTGTTGATTTGCGTCCCGATTCACCCTCCTATTTACAATCCTTTGGAGTGGAATTGACTGCTGAAAATCGGCGATCGTTCTATTTCCCCGAAATGTGCGCCCACGGGTATCAGGCATTGACCGATGATGCGGAAGCCATTTACCAGGCAAGTGCCTTTTATACACCGGAGTGTGAGCGGGGAGTCCGTTACAATGACCCCGCCTTCAAGCTTGAATTGCCGACACCAGTGACCGAGCTTTCCGAGAAAGATGCGTCCTGGTCTTTATATGAAGTCGTTCCTGTAGGAGTTTCCGCATGA
- a CDS encoding ammonium transporter: protein MSNLVFKKQSRRKRRKSSLPLQPLLRNSQWLNPNWYARKLSPSWQACIPLAIIIALGWGFAAVAQDAPKLEDVAKATETLKVGLDTMWVLVAGMLVFFMNAGFCMLETGFCRQKNAVNVLSKNLIVFALSTIAFWAIGFGLMFSSGNDFIGTGGFFLAGPDNSPATGDAYQGIFSPLNWTGVPLLAKFFFQLVFAGTAATIVSGAVAERIKFVDFLVFSLLLVGIAYPITGHWIWGGGWLADLGFWDFAGSTVVHSVGGWAALMGAAFLGPRIGKYNADGSPNALPAHNMSIATLGALILWLGWFGFNPGSTMGVGDGSLIAHIAITTNTAGAFGGVAATITAWLVLGKPDLSMIINGILAGLVGITAPCAFVGVGASAIIGIVAGILVVFAVGFFDRIKIDDPVGATSVHLVCGAWGTLAVGLFAVGPSEAAGALYAAGPAAGLFAGGGFTQLGIQLLGVVSVGGFTVLLSTIFWVALKAILGIRVSEEEELLGLDIGEHGMEAYAGFVKETSGIGASSTSIGSSTGVAGSPY from the coding sequence ATGTCTAATCTGGTCTTTAAAAAGCAGTCAAGAAGGAAAAGGCGCAAGTCTTCCTTACCATTGCAACCCCTACTGAGGAATAGTCAATGGCTCAATCCTAACTGGTACGCTAGAAAACTCTCTCCTAGCTGGCAAGCCTGTATTCCGCTAGCAATTATCATTGCCCTGGGATGGGGTTTTGCCGCTGTTGCCCAGGATGCGCCAAAACTGGAAGATGTGGCTAAGGCCACTGAAACTTTAAAGGTTGGCTTGGATACGATGTGGGTGCTGGTGGCAGGCATGCTGGTGTTCTTTATGAACGCTGGATTTTGTATGCTAGAAACCGGCTTTTGCCGCCAGAAGAACGCTGTTAATGTGCTATCCAAAAACCTGATTGTGTTTGCCCTTTCAACCATCGCGTTTTGGGCGATCGGGTTTGGTCTGATGTTCAGCAGCGGGAATGATTTTATTGGTACGGGTGGATTTTTCCTGGCAGGGCCAGATAACAGCCCTGCTACGGGAGATGCCTATCAGGGGATTTTTAGTCCTCTCAATTGGACTGGAGTCCCACTGCTAGCTAAGTTCTTCTTCCAGCTTGTGTTTGCTGGAACCGCTGCCACGATCGTTTCTGGTGCCGTAGCAGAGCGAATCAAATTTGTTGATTTTTTGGTCTTCAGTCTGTTGCTCGTTGGAATTGCTTATCCGATCACAGGTCACTGGATCTGGGGAGGCGGTTGGTTGGCTGATCTTGGTTTCTGGGACTTTGCTGGTTCCACGGTGGTTCACTCCGTTGGAGGTTGGGCAGCCCTGATGGGAGCAGCATTTCTGGGTCCCCGGATTGGCAAATATAACGCGGATGGTTCACCGAATGCCCTGCCTGCTCACAATATGAGTATTGCAACCCTGGGTGCATTGATTCTTTGGCTAGGCTGGTTTGGGTTTAACCCTGGTTCCACAATGGGAGTGGGTGATGGTTCTTTGATTGCTCATATTGCCATCACCACCAACACTGCGGGTGCTTTTGGGGGTGTTGCTGCGACGATTACTGCCTGGTTAGTGCTGGGCAAGCCCGATCTGTCGATGATTATCAACGGAATTCTGGCGGGTCTGGTTGGGATCACTGCGCCCTGTGCTTTTGTTGGGGTTGGTGCTTCCGCAATTATCGGTATCGTTGCTGGGATTCTGGTCGTTTTTGCCGTAGGCTTTTTCGACCGGATTAAGATTGATGATCCGGTGGGTGCGACTTCTGTTCACCTTGTCTGTGGAGCCTGGGGAACGCTGGCCGTGGGGCTGTTTGCGGTCGGTCCCAGTGAGGCAGCTGGTGCGCTTTATGCAGCTGGTCCAGCGGCAGGCTTATTTGCCGGGGGTGGATTCACTCAATTGGGAATTCAACTGCTTGGGGTTGTCTCAGTCGGTGGGTTTACCGTTTTGCTATCGACAATCTTCTGGGTTGCACTTAAGGCTATTCTGGGTATCCGGGTATCTGAGGAAGAAGAACTGCTTGGCTTAGATATTGGCGAACACGGTATGGAAGCCTATGCTGGATTCGTCAAAGAGACAAGTGGGATTGGGGCTAGTTCAACCAGTATTGGGAGTTCTACTGGGGTAGCTGGTTCACCCTACTAA